From the Kineosporia sp. NBRC 101731 genome, the window GGTCCGCACATTAGCCACGGGGTCCGACAAAATGGCTACCAGAGCCCCCACCTGCGCGATCAACCCGATTCACCCGTCCGCCCGCAGATCTCACCGGTTCAGCCGCCGGTGATCCCGGTGAGGTCGCCCAGGATCTCCGAGACGGCCACCGGGTCGCAGTCCCCCAGGAGGGGCAGGGTCGCCCGGTCTGCGAACGGTTCCGGACTACCGTGGTGCAGGCGCACCGTCACCAGCGTCTGGACGTCCGCATCGGTCGGGAACCCGATGACGAAGCCCGGGTCGAGACGCACCGAGCACTTCAGCCCGGAGGAGAACGAGACGGCGACCGACATCTGCATCACGTCGTCCGGTTCCTCCCGGCGCCATCCCCGCCGTTCCAGGCCCAGCACCGTCCCGTTCGGTGCCTCCAGGCCCTCGAACCGCTCCAGCACGCCGTGTTCGGCCTCGGAAGGCGTGAGCGTGTGAACGGGACGGTCCAGCTGCGGGAACGGCTGCAGGATCTCGTAGTCGGCGAAAACCCCCGCCCACGGTTCCACCGCCGGGCCCAGGTGCAGCGGGTGTGCCACCCCGACGACCGCATCATCGGGCAGTTTCGTCTCCAGGTCGGCGAGATCGGCGAAGGACCGGTCTTCCGCGACCCGGAGGGCACCCACGAGACGGCCGTCGTCGTACACACCCCAGACCAGACGGCGGACGACGTGGCACACCAGAGGATGCCCGACCAGGAACTGCCGGAACTCCGACCCCGACCAGCGCCGGCCGCTCACCATCGATTGCTCCAGCCGCTGCACGAGGTCGGCCGCGATCTTGCGCACATCCTTCTTCAGCCCCGAGAACTGCTGGTAGGCAGCCGGAGCCAGATCCGGGTCGTCCTTCGTCCCGGGCCGGGGCAGGTTCTTCAGCCGTTGGCCCGCGGTGTCGGTGACGTACGGCCGCAGTTCCTCGTCGAACCCGACCACGAACTGACGCGGCCCGTAATCGAGCAGCAGGCTGCCGTCGTCGTCCAGACCCAGGCCGGGCACCAGCCGGTCGGCCAGCTGGTCGGCGGTGAGCCCGAGATCGGCCGCCAGCGAAGCCATCCGCTCCTGGGCCGCGCTCTTCAGGCCCTTGAACTTCGCCCGCTGTGCAATGGAGTTCAGGTGCATCAGCGCCACGTCCGACCCGATGGCCGCCAGCACGTTCACCCCCGCGACGGCCCGGGCGTGCCCACCCTCGCCGGGCCAGGACAGAATCAGCGGGGTCAGCTGCCGCACCACCTCATCGTCACCGGTCAGGGCCAGCGCGTCGAGCACCCAGTTCTCCTTCGGGTCCGCCCCCGCCACGAACCAGCGCTGGAACAAGCCCCAGGCGAAGACCGGCAGGTCTTCGGGCACGACGGCCGCCCGCACGAGGTCCAGCCCGGCGTAGGGCTGTTCGACGTGGCTCAGGGCGAACATCGTGACCAGGTGCTCCACCGCCGCGACCGGCAGCGCCCCCGCACCACCGGCCAGCCGCACCGACGGGAGCAGGGCCGGGGCGGCCCACGACGGGACGGCCGGGATCCGGGCGGGCAACTGCGTGAGCGGGTCGCGGGACAGCAGGGCCTCGACCGCCGCGGCGGCCTCGTCACCGTAGACCCGCCCGGCCGAACGCACCGCATCGCCGTGACCGTGGGAAGCCAGGTGCAGAAGGGCGTTCTCGGCCTGGCGCCGGGCCGCGCCGACCCGGCCCAGGGCCGGTGGCACCAGTGCCCGGGCGGCCACGTCGGCGTGCCGCAGCAGCCAGGCCGAGGCACCGGCCCGGACGCTCTTGCGCCGGGTCAGCCCTTCGGCCTGCAGCACCGGGTCCTGCGACTCACCCGCTGACGGCTCGTCGGTACAGCTCAGACCAGTCAGGACGATGGGCCGGGCCGCTGCGGCCCGGTGCAACCACGGCGGGGACATCAGCACCGCGGGCACGGCCCCCGCCGGGGCCTGGCCGATCGCCGCGATCTCGTCGAGAATCGCCTGCACCCGCTGCGCGCCCGGCGGCCGGCCCACCACCCAGG encodes:
- a CDS encoding DUF4132 domain-containing protein, translating into MRDFELTAAWQHQVYPRRGTLGVSPVTAVPTARGTVDEYLEQSGNYLDRLLLFAGPGNEPLLRAAHAWRDGAADASPLGAAVVAAALMNRDRDCYTAPFADVWIAERGLAFAAAAAVELLALTFSESGHDLRFLRAGEIVQRRWWATPELLPAWRVRTALAAAPEAEYARVVEILAGYRSRHEYHRFGTSLLVPTQAGWVAADLDAALQQHDVYRGIALTQCLTEPDQLALLDRTFSSGYTFQGAVKASPHYIATLLDALGTQALEMFLRWLDGDRSAGDDGQRLLEAIAQMPSEAAVRALADRAGRPSAEAALLESAGRFPGLALGVLAERGGRGQLADLLRAHVRGHRDLAAAWVVGRPPGAQRVQAILDEIAAIGQAPAGAVPAVLMSPPWLHRAAAARPIVLTGLSCTDEPSAGESQDPVLQAEGLTRRKSVRAGASAWLLRHADVAARALVPPALGRVGAARRQAENALLHLASHGHGDAVRSAGRVYGDEAAAAVEALLSRDPLTQLPARIPAVPSWAAPALLPSVRLAGGAGALPVAAVEHLVTMFALSHVEQPYAGLDLVRAAVVPEDLPVFAWGLFQRWFVAGADPKENWVLDALALTGDDEVVRQLTPLILSWPGEGGHARAVAGVNVLAAIGSDVALMHLNSIAQRAKFKGLKSAAQERMASLAADLGLTADQLADRLVPGLGLDDDGSLLLDYGPRQFVVGFDEELRPYVTDTAGQRLKNLPRPGTKDDPDLAPAAYQQFSGLKKDVRKIAADLVQRLEQSMVSGRRWSGSEFRQFLVGHPLVCHVVRRLVWGVYDDGRLVGALRVAEDRSFADLADLETKLPDDAVVGVAHPLHLGPAVEPWAGVFADYEILQPFPQLDRPVHTLTPSEAEHGVLERFEGLEAPNGTVLGLERRGWRREEPDDVMQMSVAVSFSSGLKCSVRLDPGFVIGFPTDADVQTLVTVRLHHGSPEPFADRATLPLLGDCDPVAVSEILGDLTGITGG